In Rhodospirillales bacterium, the following are encoded in one genomic region:
- a CDS encoding glutathione S-transferase family protein, whose amino-acid sequence MVIRTTPDGTVLQDGGADDCAIQLYYEWRSTSTRRVRMVLHEKGLDWIGLHLQKGVDAEGYAPWYTALNPLGVVPTLIHNGKAVIESNVINEYLEDTFPQVPLRPDDPFEKARMRVWLIRSENEAHDAINPISEKVRAVRKKQFTKEQLLKQLRACPHPGRRALKIGRLLDGIPDSIIETSHQRIAWLLAEMEKSLSDGPWLAGSSYSLADIAMAPFMERFVANDIAEVAELDTRLPLSANWWERIQAKPSYQYVMAMKSPEESDPFKDMAI is encoded by the coding sequence ATGGTTATTCGCACGACACCGGATGGAACCGTTTTGCAAGATGGGGGTGCGGACGATTGCGCCATTCAGCTCTATTACGAATGGCGATCCACTTCTACGCGGCGCGTTCGCATGGTGCTGCATGAAAAGGGCCTCGATTGGATCGGGCTGCACCTTCAAAAGGGGGTCGATGCAGAAGGCTATGCCCCCTGGTACACAGCGCTTAACCCACTGGGGGTCGTGCCCACATTGATCCACAATGGAAAAGCCGTCATCGAATCCAATGTCATCAATGAATATCTGGAAGATACCTTTCCTCAAGTGCCACTTCGCCCCGATGATCCGTTTGAAAAGGCCCGCATGCGGGTGTGGCTAATCCGGTCCGAAAACGAAGCCCATGATGCCATCAACCCCATTTCCGAAAAGGTTCGCGCGGTCCGAAAAAAGCAATTCACCAAAGAACAATTGCTGAAACAACTGCGCGCCTGCCCCCATCCGGGACGCCGCGCCTTAAAGATTGGCCGGCTGCTAGATGGCATTCCTGATTCTATCATCGAAACATCCCACCAACGCATTGCCTGGCTGTTGGCAGAAATGGAAAAATCCCTGAGCGATGGCCCATGGCTGGCCGGGTCCAGCTATTCGCTGGCCGACATTGCCATGGCCCCGTTCATGGAACGCTTCGTTGCCAATGACATTGCCGAAGTGGCAGAACTGGATACCCGATTGCCCCTCAGCGCCAATTGGTGGGAAAGGATTCAAGCAAAGCCATCCTATCAATATGTCATGGCCATGAAGAGCCCGGAAGAATCTGACCCGTTCAAGGATATGGCGATTTAG
- a CDS encoding PAS domain S-box protein: MGGDQNDAEKALKKAEEKAALLETTLGTMAQGVAVYDSDFRIISFNDQIQKILDLPPGFLRVGLSLEDIIRYRTERGEYGAPTSEKPIEEIVQERFSRGKSMDEFIAERTLPNGTTCVHHRRPMPGGGCVVTYTDITDRKAAEHQVAEKSHVLEATFDNMVQGIAVYDKNHVLGATNPQYSDILGLPSNFVFVGMDRSDILRYRAEFGHYGDGDIDALINEQLATTGEQESSERTLPDGRSYLYERVPTPDGGYISTVTDITERKATEHQVAEKSRILEATFDNMAQGIAVFDSAHTLVAFNAQYGEILGLPSDYLQVGFSRREILQFRAQQFHHDGLDGDTLIEKKIAGAMEPESSDRVLPNGNTYSYHRIPTPDGGYIATVTDTTERTNMEREQQESDRKFRAAFNNAGVGISIRSNNGKTREHNDTLSKMLGYTEEELQSIRLTELAHPDDDPNITSLRMRTPQETNDGVIERRFIRKDGHIIWCIITYKVVFDEQGVPLYTIAMYQDITERKINEEGIQAAKEEAEFANRSKSEFLANMSHELRTPLNAVIGFSEVIIKESFGPIGNQKYKGYIEDIHSSGQHLLGLITDILDLSKVEAGKTKLHEEDIDPVDIARACLSMVRSQARNNAIDLVLDIPDQLPWLFGDQLVLKQIVLNLLTNAIKFSNEGGTVTLKGWSQTKSGFVFQVIDTGIGVALEDIPKIMQPFIQIESAMSRKHQGTGLGLPLVKRMVELHGGSIDIQSELNIGTTVTVRLPAERIRQNPTQSSSKKALTQ; encoded by the coding sequence ATGGGTGGAGACCAAAACGATGCAGAAAAGGCCTTAAAGAAGGCCGAGGAGAAGGCTGCCCTTCTTGAAACCACCCTTGGCACCATGGCCCAGGGCGTGGCGGTCTACGATTCCGATTTCCGGATTATCAGTTTCAACGATCAAATTCAGAAAATACTAGATCTTCCGCCGGGTTTTTTGCGCGTAGGGCTCTCTTTAGAAGACATCATACGATACCGCACTGAACGGGGCGAATATGGTGCGCCCACAAGCGAAAAACCCATCGAAGAAATTGTTCAGGAACGATTTTCCCGTGGCAAATCCATGGATGAATTTATTGCAGAACGCACCCTTCCCAACGGCACTACCTGTGTCCACCACCGTCGCCCCATGCCAGGTGGTGGGTGTGTGGTCACCTACACCGACATCACAGACCGCAAAGCCGCCGAGCACCAGGTGGCCGAAAAATCGCACGTTCTTGAAGCCACCTTTGACAACATGGTTCAAGGCATTGCTGTATACGATAAAAATCACGTTTTGGGCGCAACCAACCCCCAATATTCCGACATTTTGGGACTACCATCAAACTTCGTCTTCGTTGGCATGGACCGCTCCGATATTCTGCGCTATCGGGCTGAATTTGGACATTATGGTGATGGTGACATTGATGCTCTGATCAATGAACAGCTGGCGACTACTGGGGAACAGGAAAGTAGTGAACGCACCCTCCCCGACGGTCGGTCCTATTTATACGAACGTGTGCCAACGCCCGATGGTGGCTATATATCAACGGTAACGGACATCACCGAGCGCAAAGCTACCGAGCATCAGGTGGCCGAAAAATCGCGCATCCTTGAAGCCACCTTTGACAATATGGCTCAGGGTATTGCCGTCTTTGATAGCGCCCATACCCTAGTGGCATTCAATGCGCAGTATGGTGAAATTCTGGGATTGCCATCAGATTATTTGCAGGTTGGCTTCAGCCGCAGGGAAATTTTGCAGTTTAGAGCGCAACAATTTCATCACGACGGACTTGATGGGGATACATTAATCGAAAAAAAGATCGCCGGTGCCATGGAACCGGAAAGCAGCGATCGTGTTCTGCCCAATGGCAATACTTATTCGTATCACCGCATCCCCACCCCCGATGGTGGCTACATCGCAACCGTGACCGATACCACGGAGCGCACAAACATGGAGCGTGAACAGCAAGAAAGTGATCGAAAATTTAGGGCCGCCTTTAACAATGCTGGCGTTGGCATCTCCATCAGAAGCAACAATGGAAAAACCCGGGAACACAACGATACCTTAAGCAAAATGCTGGGCTATACCGAAGAAGAGCTTCAATCCATTCGTCTGACAGAACTTGCCCACCCCGATGATGATCCGAATATAACGTCGCTCCGGATGCGCACACCCCAAGAAACCAATGACGGTGTCATTGAGCGCCGCTTCATCCGTAAAGATGGCCATATCATTTGGTGCATCATCACCTACAAGGTCGTATTTGATGAACAGGGCGTGCCCCTTTACACCATCGCCATGTACCAAGACATCACAGAGCGCAAGATAAACGAGGAAGGCATTCAGGCAGCAAAGGAAGAAGCCGAATTTGCAAACCGTTCCAAATCAGAATTTCTGGCCAATATGAGCCATGAACTGCGTACTCCCCTGAACGCGGTTATCGGTTTTTCCGAAGTGATCATCAAAGAAAGTTTCGGACCTATTGGTAACCAAAAATATAAGGGATATATCGAAGATATTCATTCATCGGGCCAGCATCTACTGGGTCTGATCACAGACATCCTTGACCTGTCAAAGGTCGAGGCCGGAAAAACCAAACTTCATGAAGAAGATATTGATCCGGTAGACATTGCCCGTGCATGCCTCAGCATGGTCAGAAGTCAGGCCCGAAATAATGCAATAGATTTGGTGCTGGACATTCCCGACCAGTTGCCCTGGCTGTTTGGGGACCAATTGGTGCTCAAACAAATTGTGCTGAACCTGTTAACCAACGCGATTAAATTCAGCAACGAAGGGGGCACCGTCACCCTTAAGGGGTGGAGCCAGACCAAAAGCGGCTTTGTCTTTCAGGTCATTGACACCGGCATCGGAGTCGCTTTGGAAGACATTCCGAAAATCATGCAGCCCTTTATCCAGATTGAAAGTGCCATGAGCCGAAAACATCAGGGAACCGGGCTTGGGCTTCCGCTGGTCAAACGGATGGTCGAACTTCATGGCGGCTCCATTGATATCCAAAGTGAACTGAACATCGGCACCACGGTAACGGTCCGACTTCCAGCAGAACGAATCAGGCAAAACCCAACACAATCATCCTCCAAAAAGGCACTGACGCAGTAG
- a CDS encoding PAS domain S-box protein, protein MGEKEQGNSFTLFWRYVAGVVIVWSIIIGGSLVSNIQLLDEQTMALARKEAIANFNKDQGFRLWGTKHGGVYVPVTEETPPSPYLSHIPERDIETPLGRKLTLMNPAYMVRQLMDDHANLYGVRGKITGLTVLRPGNAPDAWERIALVKLKSGVKEVSAISKIDGETYYRLMRPMYMKPGCEKCHGHLGFKLGDFRGGVGVSVRLTPYLAAHAQTMDAFTTTHGAIWILGLAGIGFGARQIRGRVTERDRATAEAQASQDRMARMLDIATQAVISIDKQQNIHLFNKGAERIFGYTAGEIIGQSIDVLLPERFRKDHFSQIKRFSESGESSRLMNERREVYGRKKDGTEFPAEASISALSDRGENILTVILNDITARKKTEQEIAEKSYQLEATFENMSQGIAVYDANNILVAFNPQYGEIVGMPEGFLRPGLARADVIRLRAKQRNYSKDETEAVVEKKISSSKTIESSERTSPFGREYLYERTPTPDGGYITTVTDIAERREAEKQLQQSQKMEAVGQLTGGVAHDFNNLLAICIGNVELASETAKNGGDVQPYLDTVLRASERGAALTNQLLAFSRKQTLMPKVINVRELLAHMSGLLRSAIGETIEITMSGDDDLWSCKVDPALLENAILNLAINARDAMNDGGALTIQTTNTDLKESAVAADAMVSPGEYVMIAISDTGTGIPEDVINHVFDPFFTTKEIGQGSGLGLSMVYGFVKQSGGQVTAFSEEGSIGTTITLYLPRSDQMEQTPGPSNQETSPKACGETILVVEDDADVRALSVSLLRSYGYTVLEAADGKAAIGALEAATNIDLLFTDVVLPGGMSGPEIAAAARKHTPEIAVLYTSGYTNLANVDQSVFGEDIELLQKPYRKAELAQKVRLVLDQRKA, encoded by the coding sequence TTGGGCGAAAAAGAACAAGGCAACAGTTTCACCTTATTCTGGCGTTATGTCGCCGGGGTCGTCATCGTGTGGTCGATCATCATTGGCGGTTCACTGGTCAGCAATATCCAGTTGCTGGACGAGCAAACCATGGCCTTGGCACGCAAAGAGGCGATTGCCAATTTCAACAAGGATCAGGGATTTCGGTTATGGGGCACAAAGCACGGGGGCGTCTATGTCCCTGTCACCGAAGAAACGCCCCCCAGCCCGTATCTAAGCCACATTCCAGAACGTGATATCGAAACACCGTTGGGTCGAAAACTGACATTGATGAACCCTGCTTATATGGTTCGCCAATTGATGGATGATCACGCCAATCTTTATGGCGTGCGGGGAAAAATAACCGGCCTGACCGTGCTGCGCCCGGGCAATGCCCCTGATGCCTGGGAAAGGATAGCCTTGGTAAAGCTGAAATCGGGCGTCAAGGAAGTCAGCGCCATATCCAAAATTGATGGGGAGACCTATTACCGATTAATGCGCCCCATGTATATGAAGCCTGGATGTGAAAAATGTCATGGCCATTTGGGATTCAAGCTTGGTGATTTTCGAGGTGGCGTCGGCGTTTCTGTCCGTCTTACACCGTATCTTGCCGCGCATGCCCAGACGATGGATGCCTTTACCACGACCCATGGTGCAATATGGATTCTGGGCTTGGCCGGAATTGGTTTTGGTGCCCGACAAATCCGGGGGCGAGTTACTGAACGCGACAGGGCCACAGCCGAGGCCCAAGCATCACAGGATCGAATGGCGAGGATGCTCGACATCGCAACCCAGGCGGTAATTTCAATCGACAAACAGCAAAATATTCACCTGTTTAACAAAGGCGCTGAACGCATCTTTGGATACACCGCTGGCGAGATCATAGGCCAATCGATCGATGTGCTTTTGCCGGAACGATTCCGCAAAGATCATTTTTCCCAAATTAAAAGGTTTTCGGAATCTGGCGAAAGCAGCCGACTGATGAATGAACGCCGCGAGGTTTATGGGCGCAAAAAGGATGGCACAGAATTCCCTGCCGAAGCATCCATCTCTGCACTGAGTGACCGTGGTGAGAACATCTTGACTGTTATCTTGAATGACATCACCGCACGTAAAAAAACGGAACAGGAAATCGCCGAAAAATCATACCAACTGGAAGCCACCTTTGAAAACATGTCTCAAGGCATTGCCGTTTATGATGCCAACAACATATTGGTCGCGTTCAATCCTCAATACGGAGAAATTGTTGGCATGCCTGAGGGATTTTTGCGCCCCGGGTTAGCCCGCGCAGATGTTATTCGTTTGAGGGCAAAACAGCGCAATTATTCAAAAGATGAAACCGAAGCTGTGGTAGAGAAAAAGATTTCCTCGTCTAAAACCATAGAAAGCAGCGAACGGACAAGCCCATTTGGCAGAGAGTATTTATACGAACGCACCCCAACACCCGATGGCGGCTATATCACCACGGTGACGGATATTGCTGAGCGACGCGAAGCGGAAAAACAGTTGCAACAATCACAGAAGATGGAAGCGGTCGGGCAATTGACCGGCGGGGTGGCCCATGATTTCAACAATCTTTTGGCCATCTGCATTGGCAACGTTGAACTGGCTTCAGAAACAGCCAAAAATGGCGGTGATGTCCAGCCCTACCTTGATACCGTTTTACGAGCCAGCGAACGAGGGGCAGCACTGACCAATCAACTGCTGGCATTTTCCCGCAAGCAAACATTGATGCCAAAGGTGATCAATGTCAGGGAACTGTTGGCCCACATGTCAGGACTGTTGCGCAGTGCCATTGGAGAGACCATTGAAATCACGATGTCCGGCGATGATGACCTCTGGTCCTGCAAAGTAGATCCGGCCCTTTTGGAAAATGCTATTCTGAACCTTGCCATCAATGCCCGCGATGCCATGAATGATGGCGGCGCGCTGACCATACAAACCACCAACACCGACCTTAAAGAGTCTGCTGTTGCCGCTGATGCCATGGTGTCACCTGGCGAATATGTGATGATCGCCATAAGCGACACCGGAACCGGCATACCGGAAGATGTGATCAACCATGTGTTTGATCCATTTTTCACCACCAAAGAGATCGGCCAGGGCAGCGGTCTCGGCCTATCCATGGTCTATGGCTTCGTCAAACAATCGGGTGGTCAGGTAACCGCCTTTAGTGAAGAAGGGTCAATTGGAACCACCATCACGCTGTATCTACCCCGCTCAGATCAGATGGAACAAACCCCGGGCCCATCAAACCAAGAGACTTCACCAAAGGCTTGTGGCGAGACTATTTTAGTGGTCGAAGATGATGCAGATGTCCGTGCGTTGTCCGTGTCACTGTTACGCAGTTATGGCTACACCGTTCTGGAGGCAGCAGATGGCAAAGCCGCCATCGGGGCGTTGGAAGCAGCCACCAATATCGACCTGTTGTTTACCGATGTTGTCTTACCCGGTGGGATGAGCGGGCCGGAAATTGCAGCAGCGGCGCGCAAACACACCCCTGAAATTGCGGTGCTCTATACATCCGGATATACCAACCTTGCCAATGTCGACCAAAGCGTCTTTGGGGAAGACATCGAGCTGCTTCAAAAACCATACCGCAAAGCAGAACTTGCACAAAAAGTGCGCCTCGTTCTTGACCAAAGGAAAGCATAA
- a CDS encoding ABC transporter substrate-binding protein yields MNANQYGISGHFTKWAVLAFIFFVGTTFYGHPARAAGKPEKVTVAMSLTPLSAPVIIAKNRGYFKKNGLDVTIKDFVGGHRTIKAIFQGKADIATSSEAVVMFNSFKRTDFAILCTFVTSDNDVKIIARKNSGIRTVQDLVGHRVGTITGASAQFFLDETLLLAGIDNAKVTVVHVSPEKMASALAKGDIDASVVWEPLAYRAKQKLGTAAIEVPHNKIYTETFNAVILRDYAKKNPGLLIKFTRAMVQATRFIRDQPEQSQRIVATRIKKDLPFINAVWQDFKFGIGLHQWLLTTLEKEARWAMGRQLILAKKAPNYLNFLYLDALKQVSPKTVTVFY; encoded by the coding sequence ATGAATGCCAATCAATATGGAATATCGGGGCATTTCACCAAATGGGCAGTCTTGGCTTTTATATTTTTTGTTGGCACAACTTTTTACGGACACCCTGCCAGGGCAGCGGGAAAGCCTGAAAAAGTGACTGTTGCCATGTCTCTGACCCCCCTTTCGGCCCCGGTGATCATTGCAAAAAATCGGGGGTATTTTAAAAAGAATGGCCTTGATGTCACCATCAAGGATTTTGTCGGTGGGCACCGCACGATCAAGGCCATATTTCAGGGCAAGGCTGATATTGCCACATCGTCTGAGGCTGTGGTCATGTTTAACAGCTTCAAGCGCACCGATTTTGCAATCCTTTGCACCTTTGTCACCTCTGACAATGATGTGAAAATTATCGCGCGAAAAAATTCAGGCATTCGGACGGTGCAAGATTTAGTCGGCCACCGGGTCGGCACCATCACCGGGGCATCCGCCCAGTTCTTTCTTGATGAAACCCTTTTACTGGCAGGCATCGACAACGCCAAAGTCACTGTGGTCCACGTTAGTCCGGAAAAAATGGCGTCAGCACTGGCCAAAGGCGACATTGATGCCAGCGTTGTGTGGGAACCCCTGGCGTATCGGGCAAAACAAAAACTGGGAACCGCGGCCATAGAAGTGCCCCATAACAAAATATATACAGAAACGTTTAACGCGGTAATCCTGAGGGACTATGCAAAAAAGAACCCGGGGCTTTTAATAAAGTTTACCCGCGCCATGGTCCAGGCAACCCGGTTTATCCGGGACCAGCCCGAACAATCTCAACGCATTGTTGCTACACGAATCAAAAAGGATTTACCATTCATCAATGCTGTATGGCAGGATTTTAAATTCGGCATCGGCCTTCATCAATGGCTTCTGACAACATTGGAAAAAGAAGCAAGGTGGGCCATGGGACGCCAACTGATTTTAGCGAAAAAAGCCCCAAACTACCTTAATTTTTTATACCTTGATGCCCTTAAACAGGTAAGCCCAAAGACGGTAACCGTTTTTTATTAA
- a CDS encoding response regulator, with protein sequence MANIRIKNLTLAMIMALTLITGWMIMGLWSAYHDHRHAMGHERFASAIVTAAFRLTSLTGDYMIYHQPRARDQWRSTHRSLGELLQNKDFGHIDINPEIIQIHHSHETAGRLFARLSRDSAQNQNGVFSTVLEKRLFDTLLTVNQEMVSNASLVETRNRQTIEGANDRIKKLVMGILLVFGAIIAVISLILMRRVVSPLRTLVNGIEYFGGGELDHRLKILRHDEIGDVATAFNSMADRLQESLVSRDEMAKEVIERKRAQQQMAEKSTLLESTINSMAQGCIVYDSSLRVAAFNAQYEEMFDFPPGFLHPGLHLEDIIRHRRSRPVERSGNIEIEIKQRLERVTKRGERNEERNLPNGTTYIYHRMPMADGGFITTYTDITERKKAARHALEQSLILRTTFENMDQGISVYDAQHTLLAANALHGEILGLPPGFVKIGMNRSDIIRHRAEQGHYGECDIEAVIAEKMAMANKGASGEHMSPNGRFYAHEHIPTPDGGYISTARDITDRRLAEKKLQQAQKMEAVGQLTGGIAHDFNNLLAISMGNLELAKADAQHSGHIEPFLGTAIHANERGAELTNQLLAFSRQQTLMPKIINAGTLLNDMTSLLRSSLGETIKIEFTQEESLWLCKVDPHQLESAILNLAINARDAMPDGGVLTIQTTNCQDIRDDEATGAVSGDYVMVSVTDTGCGMSQHSIDHAFDPFFTTKKVGEGSGLGLSMVYGFVTQSGGHVTVDSAAGKGTTVKLFLPRSTSAEYKTSKGHDEEIPRALGETILVVEDDPDLRTLSETLLTGLGYTVFGAEDGKSAIELFEKMSKIDLLFTDVVLPGGTNGPEIAAEIKKRKPTIKVLYTSGYTDLANIDQSTFKEGVDLLQKPYRKAALAKMVRQVLEQA encoded by the coding sequence GTGGCCAATATCCGGATAAAGAACCTGACCCTTGCCATGATCATGGCCTTAACGCTGATCACAGGCTGGATGATCATGGGTTTGTGGTCTGCCTATCATGACCATCGTCATGCAATGGGCCATGAACGTTTCGCCTCCGCCATCGTAACCGCGGCGTTTCGACTGACCTCTTTAACCGGGGATTACATGATCTACCATCAACCTCGGGCACGGGACCAATGGCGTTCGACCCACCGATCTTTAGGGGAATTGCTACAAAATAAGGATTTTGGTCATATCGACATAAATCCAGAAATAATTCAAATTCATCACAGCCATGAAACGGCTGGGCGCCTGTTTGCGCGTCTGTCCAGGGATTCAGCTCAAAATCAGAATGGTGTTTTTTCCACGGTTCTTGAAAAAAGATTATTCGACACCCTGCTGACCGTGAATCAGGAAATGGTTTCCAACGCATCCCTTGTTGAAACCCGAAACCGACAAACCATCGAGGGTGCAAACGACCGAATAAAAAAACTGGTCATGGGCATCCTTTTGGTTTTTGGGGCCATCATTGCTGTCATCTCACTCATCTTGATGCGACGCGTTGTCTCGCCGCTTCGAACCCTTGTCAATGGCATTGAATATTTTGGGGGGGGTGAATTAGACCATCGCCTGAAAATCCTGCGCCACGATGAAATTGGAGACGTGGCTACCGCCTTCAATTCAATGGCAGACCGTCTTCAGGAAAGTCTGGTTTCCCGGGATGAAATGGCCAAAGAAGTGATCGAGCGCAAACGCGCCCAACAGCAAATGGCAGAAAAATCAACCCTGCTTGAATCCACAATTAATTCAATGGCCCAAGGCTGCATCGTTTACGATTCAAGTTTGAGGGTGGCTGCCTTCAATGCCCAATATGAAGAGATGTTTGATTTCCCCCCGGGTTTTCTACACCCGGGCTTGCATTTGGAAGATATCATCCGGCACCGTCGTTCACGCCCTGTTGAAAGATCTGGAAACATTGAAATTGAAATAAAACAACGCCTGGAACGGGTCACCAAAAGAGGTGAACGCAACGAAGAGCGCAATCTTCCCAATGGGACAACCTATATTTATCACCGCATGCCCATGGCAGACGGTGGCTTTATCACAACCTACACCGATATCACCGAGCGCAAAAAGGCGGCCCGACACGCGCTTGAGCAATCCCTTATCCTCCGGACAACCTTTGAAAATATGGATCAAGGCATTTCGGTTTATGATGCCCAACACACGTTATTGGCAGCCAATGCCCTGCATGGTGAAATTTTAGGTCTGCCTCCAGGCTTCGTTAAAATCGGGATGAACCGTTCAGATATCATTCGCCACCGGGCAGAACAGGGCCATTACGGTGAATGCGATATCGAAGCTGTGATTGCCGAAAAAATGGCTATGGCCAACAAAGGTGCCTCCGGCGAACACATGTCTCCCAATGGTCGGTTCTATGCCCATGAACATATTCCCACCCCCGATGGCGGCTATATATCAACGGCACGCGACATTACCGACCGACGTCTGGCAGAAAAGAAATTACAACAGGCCCAGAAAATGGAAGCTGTTGGACAGTTGACCGGAGGGATTGCCCATGACTTTAACAATCTCTTGGCCATCAGCATGGGAAACCTTGAACTGGCCAAGGCAGACGCCCAACACAGTGGCCACATAGAACCATTTCTTGGAACTGCCATCCATGCCAATGAACGCGGGGCCGAACTTACCAATCAATTGCTCGCGTTTTCACGTCAACAGACGCTGATGCCAAAGATCATTAATGCTGGCACCCTGCTGAATGACATGACCAGTCTGTTGCGCAGTTCATTGGGAGAAACCATCAAGATAGAATTCACCCAAGAGGAAAGCCTCTGGCTCTGCAAAGTTGACCCCCATCAGTTGGAAAGTGCCATTCTAAACCTTGCCATCAATGCCCGCGATGCCATGCCCGATGGTGGCGTGCTCACCATACAAACCACCAACTGCCAAGACATCAGAGACGATGAGGCAACCGGAGCAGTATCCGGTGATTATGTCATGGTCAGCGTCACCGATACCGGGTGCGGCATGTCACAACATTCGATCGACCATGCTTTCGATCCATTTTTCACCACCAAAAAGGTGGGTGAAGGTAGCGGTCTTGGCCTTTCTATGGTCTATGGCTTCGTCACACAATCAGGGGGCCATGTCACCGTTGACAGCGCCGCCGGGAAAGGAACAACCGTCAAGCTCTTCCTACCCCGTTCCACATCAGCAGAATATAAAACCAGCAAAGGGCATGATGAAGAAATTCCACGGGCCTTGGGCGAGACCATTTTGGTGGTCGAGGATGACCCTGACCTCCGCACCCTGTCAGAGACGTTGCTAACCGGCCTTGGCTACACTGTATTCGGAGCCGAGGACGGAAAAAGCGCCATTGAGCTGTTTGAGAAAATGTCCAAGATTGATCTTTTGTTTACGGATGTGGTCTTGCCCGGTGGAACCAACGGGCCGGAAATAGCCGCCGAAATCAAGAAGCGCAAACCCACGATCAAGGTGCTCTACACTTCGGGATACACCGATTTAGCAAATATCGATCAAAGCACATTCAAGGAAGGGGTTGATCTGTTGCAAAAACCCTACCGCAAGGCAGCACTTGCCAAAATGGTGCGCCAAGTCCTGGAACAGGCATAA
- a CDS encoding TauD/TfdA family dioxygenase yields the protein MTFKPSPRNRQAAKAMEPAIDPAGWTAEDLGANDDWVYELSDVEINEVREAVSAVERRGMDILDIRAEDFPLPHFDKGLAELRDELHEGRGFNLIRGIPIADFTKAQAGIAFWGIGTRFGRMLSQNAKGHMLGHVKDFGADYEKINIRGYQTSAEMNFHSDQCDYVALMCIHPAKQGGASRIASSVTLYNEMLKTHPELVKELVEEFYLTKHGETRPGEAPWYKTPVFSFQDGYLTVRGIGIRITKAQGLPGVPPFTEAQKAAIKLFRETARKIYFDMDFRPGDIQIVHNHVMLHTRTAFEDWPEPERKRHLMRLWITPEEGDGRPVIPGYRENFQDIGVEGTVQSAPVDDLEPV from the coding sequence ATGACCTTCAAGCCCAGCCCACGCAATCGTCAAGCCGCCAAGGCCATGGAACCGGCGATTGATCCCGCTGGCTGGACCGCAGAAGACCTTGGGGCCAATGATGACTGGGTTTATGAACTCTCTGATGTAGAAATCAATGAGGTGCGCGAAGCGGTCTCGGCCGTGGAACGCCGGGGCATGGATATTCTTGACATCAGGGCCGAAGATTTCCCCCTTCCCCATTTTGACAAGGGATTGGCTGAACTGCGCGATGAACTGCATGAGGGCCGGGGGTTTAACCTGATCCGTGGCATTCCCATTGCCGACTTCACCAAAGCCCAGGCCGGGATCGCATTTTGGGGTATTGGCACCCGGTTCGGCCGCATGCTGTCGCAAAATGCAAAGGGGCATATGCTGGGACATGTAAAAGATTTTGGGGCCGATTATGAAAAAATCAACATCCGGGGCTATCAAACCAGCGCTGAAATGAATTTCCACAGTGACCAATGTGATTATGTCGCCCTGATGTGCATTCACCCGGCGAAACAAGGCGGTGCAAGCCGCATCGCAAGCTCGGTGACGCTTTATAATGAAATGCTAAAAACCCACCCCGAACTGGTGAAGGAACTGGTCGAGGAATTTTATCTTACCAAACATGGTGAAACCCGGCCCGGCGAAGCGCCTTGGTACAAGACACCGGTATTCTCTTTTCAGGACGGGTATCTTACGGTTCGCGGGATCGGAATACGCATCACAAAGGCTCAAGGCTTGCCCGGTGTGCCGCCTTTCACAGAAGCACAAAAAGCCGCCATCAAGCTATTCCGCGAAACGGCAAGAAAAATTTATTTCGATATGGATTTCCGCCCCGGCGACATCCAGATTGTGCACAACCATGTGATGTTGCACACCCGGACAGCCTTTGAAGACTGGCCGGAACCGGAACGCAAACGCCACCTGATGCGTTTGTGGATCACGCCCGAAGAAGGCGATGGCCGCCCGGTGATCCCCGGGTATCGCGAAAACTTTCAAGACATCGGGGTTGAGGGGACAGTGCAGTCCGCCCCGGTGGACGATCTGGAACCTGTCTAG
- a CDS encoding RidA family protein has translation MDIERIQPGEWNCRATIHGDLIFLSGMVANDKTLPMKEQTEQVLARIDGVLADAGSDKSRILSATVYLADISRKAEMNDAWMAWVDRDHLPTRVAVGVTLTPGTLVEIMVTAAR, from the coding sequence ATGGATATTGAAAGAATTCAACCGGGTGAATGGAATTGCCGCGCCACAATTCATGGCGATTTGATTTTTCTCTCTGGCATGGTTGCCAATGATAAAACCTTACCCATGAAGGAACAAACCGAACAGGTTCTGGCCCGAATTGACGGGGTGCTCGCTGATGCGGGCAGTGATAAATCACGGATATTAAGTGCGACCGTCTATCTGGCAGATATCAGCCGCAAAGCAGAAATGAATGATGCCTGGATGGCGTGGGTTGACCGGGATCATTTGCCAACCCGTGTCGCCGTTGGGGTTACCCTGACGCCTGGCACGTTGGTTGAGATCATGGTTACGGCTGCGCGCTAG